Proteins from one Streptococcus mitis B6 genomic window:
- a CDS encoding PolC-type DNA polymerase III yields the protein MSNSFEILMNQLGMPAEMRQDPALSQADIERVVVHKISKVWEFHFVFSNILPIEIFLELKKGLSEEFSKTGNKAVFEIKTLSQEFSNPLLQSYYREAFSEGPCASQGFKSLYQNLRVRAEDNQLFIEGSEAIDKEHFKKNHLPNLAKQLEKFGFPTFNCQVEKNDVLTQEQEEAFHAENEQIVQAANEEALRAIEQLEQMAPPPAEEKPAFDFQAKKAAAKPKLDKAEITPMIEVTTEENRLVFEGVVFDVEQKVTRTGRVLINFKMTDYTSSFSMQKWVKNEEEAQKFDLIKKNSWLRVRGNVEMNNFTRDLTMNVQDVQEVVHYERKDLMPEGERRVEFHAHTNMSTMDALPEVEEIVATAAKWGHKAVAITDHGNVQSFPHGYKAAKKAGIQLIYGMEANIVEDRVPIVYNEVEKDLSEATYVVFDVETTGLSAIYNDLIQVAASKMYKGNIVAEFDEFINPGHPLSAFTTELTGITDDHVKNAKPLEQVLQEFQEFCKDTVLVAHNATFDVGFMNANYERHGLPKISQPVIDTLEFARNLYPEYKRHGLGPLTKRFGVALEHHHMANYDAEATGRLLFIFIKEVAEKHGVTDLARLNVDLISPDSYKKARIKHATIYVKNQVGLKNIFKLVSLSNTKYFEGVPRIPRTVLDAHREGLILGSACSEGEVFDAVLSQGVDAAVEVAKYYDFIEVMPPAIYAPLIAKEQVKDMEELQTIIKSLIEVGDRLGKPVLATGNVHYIEPEEEIYREIIVRSLGQGAMINRTIGHGEHAQPAPLPKAHFRTTNEMLDEFAFLGEELARKLVIENPNALAETFEPVEVVKGDLYTPFIDKAEETVAELTYKKAFEIYGNPLPDIVDLRIEKELTSILGNGFAVIYLASQMLVQRSNERGYLVGSRGSVGSSFVATMIGITEVNPLSPHYVCGQCQYSEFITDGSYGSGFDMPNKDCPKCGHKLSKNGQDIPFETFLGFDGDKVPDIDLNFSGEDQPSAHLDVRDIFGEEYAFRAGTVGTVAAKTAYGFVKGYERDYGKFYRDAEVERLAQGAAGVKRTTGQHPGGIVVIPNYMDVYDFTPVQYPADDVTAEWQTTHFNFHDIDENVLKLDVLGHDDPTMIRKLQDLSGIDPNEIPMDDEGVMALFSGTDVLGVTPEQIGTPTGMLGIPEFGTNFVRGMVDETHPTTFAELLQLSGLSHGTDVWLGNAQDLIKQGIADLSTVIGCRDDIMVYLMHAGLEPKMAFTIMERVRKGLWLKISEEERNGYIEAMKANKVPEWYIESCGKIKYMFPKAHAAAYVMMALRVAYFKVHHPIYYYCAYFSIRAKAFDIKTMGAGLDAIKRRMEEISEKRKNNEASNVEIDLYTTLEIVNEMWERGFKFGKLDLYRSQATEFLIDGDTLIPPFVAMDGLGENVAKQLVRAREEGEFLSKTELRKRGGLSSTLVEKMDEMGILGNMPEDNQLSLFDELF from the coding sequence ATGTCAAATAGTTTTGAAATTTTGATGAATCAACTGGGGATGCCTGCTGAAATGAGACAGGATCCTGCTTTATCACAGGCTGATATTGAGCGAGTTGTGGTTCATAAAATTAGTAAGGTATGGGAGTTTCATTTCGTATTTTCTAATATTTTACCGATTGAAATCTTTTTAGAATTAAAGAAGGGCTTGAGCGAAGAATTTTCTAAGACAGGCAATAAAGCTGTTTTCGAAATCAAGACTCTATCTCAAGAATTTTCAAATCCACTCTTGCAGTCCTATTATAGAGAGGCTTTCTCTGAGGGGCCATGTGCTAGTCAAGGTTTTAAGTCTCTTTATCAGAATTTGCGTGTTCGTGCGGAGGACAATCAGCTATTTATTGAAGGATCTGAGGCGATTGATAAGGAACATTTTAAGAAGAATCATCTTCCTAATTTAGCCAAACAACTTGAAAAGTTTGGTTTTCCAACGTTTAATTGTCAAGTAGAGAAAAATGATGTGCTGACCCAAGAGCAGGAAGAGGCCTTTCATGCTGAAAATGAGCAGATTGTTCAAGCGGCCAATGAGGAAGCGCTCCGTGCTATAGAACAACTAGAACAGATGGCACCTCCTCCAGCGGAAGAGAAACCAGCCTTTGATTTTCAAGCTAAAAAAGCTGCAGCTAAACCCAAGCTGGACAAGGCAGAAATTACTCCTATGATCGAAGTGACGACGGAGGAAAATCGTCTGGTCTTTGAAGGGGTTGTGTTTGATGTGGAGCAAAAAGTGACCAGAACAGGGCGTGTTTTGATCAACTTTAAAATGACGGACTATACTTCCAGTTTTTCGATGCAAAAGTGGGTTAAAAATGAGGAAGAGGCTCAGAAGTTTGATCTAATTAAGAAAAATTCTTGGCTCCGAGTGCGTGGGAATGTGGAGATGAATAACTTCACACGCGATTTGACGATGAACGTGCAAGACGTGCAGGAAGTTGTTCACTATGAGCGGAAGGATTTAATGCCAGAAGGAGAACGACGAGTTGAGTTTCATGCTCATACTAATATGTCGACCATGGATGCGCTACCCGAGGTAGAAGAGATCGTTGCGACAGCTGCTAAGTGGGGACATAAGGCGGTTGCCATTACGGACCATGGAAATGTCCAGTCCTTCCCACACGGCTATAAGGCGGCCAAGAAAGCGGGAATCCAGCTGATTTATGGTATGGAAGCCAATATCGTGGAGGACCGTGTTCCTATCGTTTATAACGAAGTGGAGAAGGACTTGTCAGAAGCAACCTATGTGGTCTTTGACGTGGAAACGACGGGTCTATCAGCCATCTATAATGACTTGATTCAGGTTGCGGCTTCTAAGATGTACAAGGGGAATATCGTTGCTGAATTTGATGAATTTATCAATCCCGGACATCCCTTGTCAGCTTTTACTACTGAGTTGACTGGAATTACAGATGATCATGTCAAAAATGCCAAACCACTGGAACAAGTTTTGCAAGAATTCCAAGAATTTTGTAAGGATACTGTCCTAGTCGCCCACAATGCGACCTTTGACGTTGGCTTTATGAATGCCAATTATGAGCGTCATGGTCTGCCAAAGATTAGTCAGCCAGTGATTGATACGCTGGAGTTTGCTCGAAACCTCTATCCTGAGTATAAACGTCATGGTTTGGGGCCTTTGACCAAGCGTTTTGGTGTGGCCTTAGAACATCACCACATGGCCAACTACGATGCGGAAGCTACTGGTCGTCTGCTTTTCATCTTTATCAAAGAAGTAGCAGAAAAACATGGTGTGACCGATCTAGCTAGACTTAACGTTGATTTGATTAGTCCAGATTCTTATAAAAAAGCTCGGATCAAGCATGCGACCATCTATGTCAAGAATCAGGTAGGTCTAAAAAATATCTTTAAGCTGGTTTCTTTATCCAATACCAAGTACTTTGAAGGGGTGCCACGGATTCCGAGAACGGTTTTAGATGCCCATCGGGAAGGTTTGATTTTAGGTTCAGCTTGCTCTGAAGGTGAAGTTTTTGATGCAGTCCTTTCCCAAGGTGTGGATGCGGCGGTTGAGGTGGCCAAGTATTATGACTTTATTGAGGTCATGCCACCAGCTATCTATGCTCCCTTGATTGCTAAGGAGCAGGTCAAGGATATGGAAGAACTCCAGACCATTATCAAGAGTTTGATAGAGGTGGGAGACCGTCTTGGTAAGCCTGTTCTGGCTACCGGAAATGTTCACTATATCGAACCGGAAGAAGAGATTTATCGTGAAATTATCGTCCGTAGTTTGGGACAGGGGGCTATGATTAACCGAACCATCGGTCATGGGGAACATGCACAACCAGCACCTCTTCCCAAGGCTCATTTTAGAACGACTAATGAGATGTTGGATGAATTTGCTTTCTTGGGAGAGGAACTGGCACGCAAACTGGTTATTGAAAATCCCAATGCCTTGGCAGAAACCTTTGAACCTGTTGAGGTTGTTAAGGGGGACTTGTATACGCCTTTCATCGACAAGGCTGAAGAAACGGTTGCTGAACTGACCTACAAGAAAGCTTTTGAGATTTATGGAAATCCGCTACCAGATATTGTTGATTTGCGGATTGAAAAAGAATTGACTTCCATTCTGGGGAATGGATTTGCTGTGATTTATCTGGCATCGCAGATGCTGGTTCAACGTTCCAATGAACGGGGTTACTTGGTTGGTTCTCGTGGGTCTGTAGGATCTAGTTTCGTTGCGACCATGATTGGGATTACGGAGGTTAATCCTCTCTCTCCTCACTATGTCTGTGGTCAGTGTCAGTACAGTGAGTTTATCACAGATGGTTCGTACGGTTCAGGATTTGATATGCCCAATAAGGACTGTCCTAAATGTGGTCATAAACTCAGCAAAAATGGGCAGGATATTCCGTTCGAGACCTTCCTTGGATTTGATGGGGATAAGGTTCCCGATATTGACTTGAACTTCTCGGGAGAAGACCAGCCTAGCGCTCACTTGGATGTGCGTGATATCTTTGGTGAGGAATATGCCTTCCGCGCAGGAACGGTTGGTACGGTGGCTGCTAAAACTGCTTATGGATTTGTCAAAGGATACGAGAGGGACTATGGCAAGTTCTATCGTGATGCAGAGGTGGAGCGACTAGCTCAAGGTGCGGCTGGTGTCAAGCGGACAACAGGACAACACCCGGGAGGAATCGTTGTTATTCCGAACTACATGGACGTCTATGATTTTACGCCTGTCCAATATCCAGCAGATGACGTGACGGCTGAATGGCAGACCACTCACTTTAACTTCCATGATATCGATGAGAACGTCCTCAAACTCGATGTACTGGGACATGATGATCCAACTATGATTCGAAAACTTCAGGACTTGTCTGGGATTGACCCTAATGAAATCCCTATGGATGACGAAGGCGTGATGGCCCTCTTTTCAGGGACTGATGTGCTAGGAGTAACTCCTGAACAAATCGGAACGCCTACGGGTATGTTGGGAATTCCAGAGTTTGGGACCAACTTTGTACGTGGGATGGTCGATGAAACCCATCCGACGACTTTTGCAGAATTGCTTCAGCTGTCTGGTTTGTCCCACGGTACCGATGTGTGGTTGGGAAATGCCCAAGATTTGATCAAGCAAGGAATAGCGGATCTATCGACTGTTATCGGTTGTCGGGACGACATCATGGTTTATCTCATGCATGCTGGTCTCGAACCTAAGATGGCCTTTACTATCATGGAACGGGTACGTAAGGGCTTGTGGCTCAAGATTTCTGAAGAAGAGAGAAATGGCTATATCGAAGCCATGAAGGCCAATAAGGTGCCAGAGTGGTATATCGAGTCCTGTGGGAAAATTAAGTACATGTTCCCTAAAGCCCATGCGGCAGCCTACGTTATGATGGCCTTGCGTGTGGCCTACTTCAAGGTTCACCATCCTATTTATTACTACTGTGCTTACTTCTCAATCCGTGCTAAAGCCTTTGATATCAAGACTATGGGTGCAGGCTTGGATGCTATCAAGCGCAGAATGGAAGAAATCTCTGAAAAACGGAAGAACAATGAAGCCTCTAATGTGGAAATTGATCTCTATACAACTCTTGAGATTGTCAATGAGATGTGGGAACGTGGTTTCAAGTTTGGCAAACTCGATCTCTACCGCAGTCAGGCGACAGAGTTCCTCATCGATGGGGATACCCTCATCCCGCCATTTGTAGCAATGGATGGTCTGGGAGAGAACGTTGCCAAGCAATTGGTGCGAGCGCGTGAAGAGGGAGAATTCCTCTCTAAAACAGAACTACGCAAGCGTGGTGGACTCTCATCAACCTTGGTTGAAAAGATGGATGAAATGGGGATTCTGGGTAATATGCCAGAGGATAACCAGTTGAGTTTGTTTGATGAGTTGTTTTAA